A single window of Spirochaetota bacterium DNA harbors:
- a CDS encoding NlpC/P60 family protein yields MKFVFLLCAASALFAQNYGNDSSYQRMVDEKGVRLTKEQEMLSRADITNWAMKVKGMNPAYQQSIRLPHPKKKDLVTYSIDCSGYTLAAYTSANVMVFEKQAKIISGTTGVKIMYDTLKGYKKIYRRTRPKTGDIVFFDNTWDANGNGAYDDPLTHTGIVLDVDSMGVIRYLHSYAKGVVISHANLYYKDKYMMEGREFNTFLRRKLSGDSSSVKYLSGELIRAFGTVFDIPADGEEF; encoded by the coding sequence ATGAAATTTGTATTTCTTCTTTGTGCGGCGTCCGCGCTTTTCGCCCAGAATTACGGCAATGATTCGTCCTATCAGCGCATGGTGGATGAGAAGGGCGTGCGTTTGACGAAAGAGCAGGAAATGCTCTCCCGTGCCGACATAACCAATTGGGCCATGAAGGTGAAGGGGATGAACCCCGCGTATCAGCAGTCGATACGTCTTCCGCATCCGAAGAAAAAGGACCTTGTCACGTATTCCATCGACTGCTCGGGGTATACGCTCGCCGCCTATACTTCGGCGAATGTCATGGTGTTCGAGAAGCAGGCGAAGATAATTTCGGGGACCACGGGCGTGAAGATAATGTACGACACGCTTAAGGGGTACAAGAAGATATACCGTCGCACACGCCCGAAGACCGGGGACATCGTGTTCTTCGATAACACCTGGGATGCGAACGGCAACGGCGCATATGATGATCCGCTCACGCATACGGGCATCGTGCTCGATGTTGACAGCATGGGCGTGATACGGTATCTTCACAGCTATGCGAAGGGCGTCGTGATAAGCCATGCGAATCTCTATTATAAAGATAAATACATGATGGAAGGCCGCGAGTTCAATACCTTTCTGAGGCGCAAGCTCTCCGGCGATTCGTCATCGGTAAAATATCTTTCCGGGGAATTGATCCGTGCGTTCGGTACGGTGTTCGACATCCCCGCCGACGGCGAAGAATTCTAA